A window from Gottschalkiaceae bacterium SANA encodes these proteins:
- the sigI gene encoding RNA polymerase sigma-I factor: MDNKNHDLLNKIEWAKKDHQALNALLKEQRGIVIRVVDQYPIPNRRDEHMQIGMIAMQEAIMKYDAKRGKFSSFASQVVRSRLIDYERKVYRQTHYESLDLVTGEEQELSYSEIQQAMQVYHRDQERELIQLEISAYSQELESWGLSFTELVRVSPKQDRLRKRYFRVIHYVLASRDLLEWTNTHHKLPILALIEGVGEKKRNLERGRKYILSMIVLMQGEYPRLKSRITEV, from the coding sequence GTGGATAACAAGAACCATGACCTTCTGAATAAAATTGAATGGGCAAAGAAAGACCACCAGGCATTAAATGCCCTTTTGAAGGAACAGCGCGGGATTGTTATTCGTGTTGTTGATCAATATCCCATACCAAATCGAAGAGACGAGCATATGCAGATCGGGATGATCGCCATGCAAGAAGCAATAATGAAATATGATGCAAAGCGAGGAAAATTTTCTTCTTTTGCCTCGCAAGTGGTTCGGTCGCGTTTAATTGATTACGAGAGAAAGGTATATCGACAGACACATTACGAATCTTTGGACTTGGTGACAGGGGAAGAACAAGAATTAAGTTATTCGGAAATCCAGCAGGCCATGCAAGTCTATCATAGGGATCAAGAGCGAGAATTGATTCAGTTGGAAATCAGTGCATATAGCCAAGAATTGGAGTCATGGGGATTGTCTTTTACAGAACTAGTGAGGGTTTCACCAAAACAGGACCGTCTGCGAAAACGATATTTTCGCGTCATTCACTATGTTTTGGCGTCTCGGGATCTATTGGAATGGACCAATACCCATCATAAATTGCCGATCCTTGCATTAATTGAAGGGGTTGGTGAAAAAAAGCGAAACCTGGAGCGAGGCAGGAAATATATCTTGTCGATGATCGTTTTAATGCAAGGCGAGTATCCGCGGTTGAAGTCACGTATTACGGAGGTGTAG
- a CDS encoding ABC transporter permease has translation MRSILWLKLRLLKRDYMILVILTAMALLLTGIFGGSMMGNYQPSILVVSQESSPEADRFLELMQTSETFRFEWADQADAIMRVESDEVMAALILPLGFGVDLKSSIAPSISLFQSKDALELMELKNWVRTMVFRMQSDQRMVDFSVENFQGDELGAKVLAEADTHWANKVPVVVHTTTKTTGFFDFYDIKIHYMVGFLLFFTTFSIVFTMADLLQEKKQFTWNRQMISPISKKKILAGNIFYSWCLGFMQALVLIGAGGFLFDIDWKAPLAVLLVLSMYILAIAGLGMLITGFVRTLEQLSAITPVILVSFAMLGGCMWPLESVSNPILLFAANLTPHKWALQAIERLVMFDASIETIGFPILVLAVMSLVFFVLGLWRFQKHAVS, from the coding sequence ATGAGAAGCATTCTATGGCTTAAGCTTCGTCTTTTGAAGCGTGACTATATGATCCTTGTGATTCTTACAGCCATGGCGTTACTCCTGACCGGGATTTTTGGTGGAAGCATGATGGGGAATTATCAGCCAAGTATTTTAGTCGTCTCGCAAGAAAGCTCTCCTGAAGCGGATCGATTTCTTGAATTGATGCAGACGTCAGAGACCTTTCGATTTGAGTGGGCAGATCAGGCGGATGCGATTATGCGAGTGGAATCCGATGAAGTCATGGCAGCGTTAATTTTACCACTTGGGTTTGGGGTGGATTTAAAATCCAGTATTGCGCCGAGTATTTCTTTATTTCAATCCAAGGATGCCCTTGAATTGATGGAGCTTAAAAATTGGGTTCGCACCATGGTATTTCGCATGCAATCCGATCAGCGGATGGTGGACTTTTCTGTGGAAAACTTTCAAGGGGACGAGTTGGGTGCCAAAGTACTGGCGGAAGCTGACACCCATTGGGCAAATAAAGTTCCTGTGGTGGTTCATACTACGACAAAGACGACTGGTTTTTTTGATTTTTATGATATTAAGATCCATTATATGGTCGGATTTTTACTCTTTTTCACCACCTTTAGTATTGTCTTTACCATGGCAGATTTACTGCAGGAAAAGAAACAATTTACTTGGAATCGGCAGATGATTTCACCGATTTCAAAGAAGAAAATCCTAGCTGGAAATATCTTTTATTCTTGGTGCTTGGGCTTTATGCAAGCATTGGTGTTGATCGGTGCAGGTGGGTTTTTATTTGATATTGATTGGAAGGCGCCTTTGGCCGTACTCTTGGTTCTGAGCATGTATATTTTAGCCATTGCTGGACTGGGGATGTTAATTACAGGATTTGTTCGAACCCTAGAGCAATTATCAGCGATTACGCCAGTGATTTTGGTTTCATTCGCCATGCTGGGTGGATGCATGTGGCCCCTGGAAAGTGTCAGTAATCCTATTTTATTATTCGCGGCGAATCTTACGCCGCACAAATGGGCCTTGCAGGCTATTGAACGCCTGGTTATGTTCGATGCTTCGATTGAAACGATCGGATTTCCCATTCTAGTTTTGGCTGTGATGAGTCTGGTGTTTTTTGTTTTGGGACTCTGGCGATTTCAAAAACATGCTGTTTCATAA
- a CDS encoding DUF362 domain-containing protein — MSKVFMMDLRSRGTSSNKQAKIKKLLEAAGSGLFHKDDLIAVKTHFGEQGNDGFIRPIYLRSGVDWLREEKTKPFLTDTNTLYSGKRAHAVDHEETAASHGFVPIVINAPIVIADGLRGENEIEISIDGKHFQTVRIAGAIAQADGMVVFSHFKGHQMAGFGGAIKNLAMGCATPAGKRDQHATRQKVIESKCVACGTCQTVCPVNAIEIGETAFIDSAVCIGCGECMTVCPTDAIGLNWDTEIPEFNERMVEYAYGAVKDKPVVYVNFVLQVAPDCDCAPWSDAPIVGDIGILASTDPVALDRACLDLVNQQEINPASCLAHEHADSEFLMANQRDLFKAVHPNTRGEIQLSYGETIGLGSQKYEIEVLK; from the coding sequence ATGAGCAAGGTATTTATGATGGATTTACGGTCCCGGGGGACTAGCTCCAATAAGCAGGCGAAGATAAAAAAATTATTAGAGGCAGCAGGTAGCGGCCTTTTTCATAAGGATGATTTGATTGCTGTAAAAACCCATTTTGGCGAGCAGGGTAATGATGGATTTATCCGACCTATTTATTTACGTTCAGGAGTCGATTGGCTTCGTGAGGAAAAGACGAAACCATTTTTAACGGATACCAATACCCTTTACTCTGGCAAGCGAGCCCATGCGGTGGATCATGAGGAAACAGCAGCCAGCCATGGCTTTGTTCCTATTGTCATCAATGCACCGATTGTGATTGCGGACGGGCTTCGGGGTGAGAATGAGATTGAAATTTCAATCGATGGAAAACATTTTCAAACGGTTCGAATTGCTGGAGCGATTGCTCAAGCAGATGGCATGGTGGTTTTCAGTCACTTTAAAGGGCATCAGATGGCTGGATTTGGCGGTGCTATTAAAAATTTAGCGATGGGGTGTGCGACACCGGCTGGAAAGCGGGATCAACATGCAACCCGTCAAAAAGTAATCGAGAGTAAATGCGTAGCTTGTGGCACCTGTCAAACCGTCTGTCCGGTGAATGCAATTGAAATTGGAGAAACTGCCTTTATTGATTCTGCGGTCTGCATCGGTTGCGGAGAGTGCATGACAGTTTGTCCTACAGATGCAATCGGTTTGAATTGGGATACAGAAATTCCAGAATTTAACGAACGCATGGTAGAGTATGCTTATGGCGCGGTGAAGGATAAGCCGGTTGTTTATGTGAATTTTGTTTTGCAGGTTGCACCAGATTGTGATTGCGCGCCGTGGAGCGATGCGCCCATCGTTGGTGATATTGGGATCTTGGCGTCAACGGACCCTGTTGCATTGGATCGAGCTTGTTTAGATTTGGTGAATCAACAGGAAATTAATCCCGCTTCATGCTTGGCCCATGAGCATGCAGACAGTGAGTTTTTAATGGCGAATCAGCGCGATTTATTTAAAGCGGTTCATCCGAATACCCGGGGGGAAATCCAGTTGTCCTATGGGGAAACCATTGGTTTGGGGTCTCAAAAGTATGAAATCGAGGTATTGAAATGA
- the aroA_1 gene encoding 3-phosphoshikimate 1-carboxyvinyltransferase, whose translation MKSIVIQPSSLKGSVLVSAEDETARIAVCCAALSHGMSYLSHMPQTYDFQLFIEAVSQMGMKVMKKRDVGNRVDYLIKGTKHLQGATIQNAGSEKNLRWLIPLAGRCEEPVRLSTKSKISPDFLVPYLAVLNEKRVIYHSEKGHLPLVVDGTLPAGEYRIPDDFPPFALAGLILALPLMERDSWIELPIAYELDPCHDLVIDLMARFEMEVIEEQSRLRLPARQSYKPADFTIEGNMQTGRIWLLADAIGGEVEIEGIKRSSLQSEQIWRSLFQELGLEIHKDDLKYHLEGHQYAGLKLICEEEDFAIFATALLLFAEGESWLQMENISKRTLQRLNGLQSLGAEIEIQDGSWRVKGKDKLLGGEVNVSGDPFFGMIVAILSTRSIQPMIIRGFEWIHKQEPKFWKQFARLGGKVNEEEMV comes from the coding sequence TTGAAATCGATTGTGATTCAACCATCTTCCCTAAAGGGAAGTGTACTGGTCTCCGCGGAGGATGAAACAGCGCGTATTGCAGTTTGTTGCGCTGCTCTTTCGCATGGAATGAGTTATTTAAGCCACATGCCACAGACCTATGATTTTCAGCTTTTTATTGAAGCTGTCTCTCAAATGGGCATGAAGGTGATGAAAAAGAGGGATGTGGGCAATCGGGTTGACTACCTGATCAAAGGCACCAAGCATTTGCAGGGTGCGACGATTCAAAATGCCGGAAGTGAGAAGAACCTTCGCTGGTTAATTCCTTTGGCAGGCCGATGTGAAGAACCAGTTCGTCTATCCACAAAGAGTAAGATCTCTCCTGATTTTTTGGTCCCATATTTGGCGGTCTTGAATGAAAAACGAGTGATTTATCATAGTGAAAAGGGTCATTTGCCTCTCGTGGTTGATGGCACATTGCCGGCCGGAGAGTATCGAATTCCGGACGACTTTCCTCCCTTTGCCCTGGCTGGATTGATTTTGGCGCTACCCTTGATGGAGCGGGATTCTTGGATTGAGCTTCCAATTGCTTATGAGCTTGATCCTTGTCATGATCTGGTGATTGATTTGATGGCACGGTTTGAGATGGAAGTCATTGAGGAACAAAGTCGATTACGTTTGCCAGCAAGACAAAGCTATAAACCCGCTGATTTTACCATTGAAGGGAATATGCAGACCGGCAGGATCTGGCTTTTGGCAGATGCCATTGGCGGTGAGGTTGAGATTGAAGGAATCAAGCGATCTTCACTGCAGTCAGAGCAGATTTGGCGATCCTTATTTCAAGAACTCGGGTTAGAGATACATAAAGACGACTTAAAGTATCACCTAGAAGGTCATCAGTATGCTGGATTAAAGTTGATATGCGAGGAAGAAGATTTTGCGATTTTCGCAACGGCGCTATTGTTGTTTGCGGAAGGGGAAAGTTGGTTACAAATGGAAAATATTTCAAAAAGAACCCTACAAAGGCTGAATGGTTTGCAAAGCCTTGGGGCAGAGATAGAAATTCAGGATGGATCCTGGCGCGTAAAGGGAAAAGACAAATTGTTGGGTGGAGAAGTCAATGTGTCTGGCGATCCGTTCTTTGGTATGATTGTAGCCATTTTATCTACGCGATCCATACAGCCCATGATCATTCGAGGGTTTGAATGGATTCATAAACAGGAACCGAAATTTTGGAAACAATTTGCCCGTTTGGGTGGAAAGGTCAACGAGGAGGAAATGGTGTGA
- a CDS encoding 4Fe-4S dicluster domain-containing protein has product MRVFENQVQFVKYEVLREVARYSFEGNLEEKKDFIPLVLNPGPEPRFRCCVYHEREVTKERIHMAQGGNSDNPLIVEVLDAACDQCPVQRFTITENCRGCLAHRCEQACPVGAITYIGGKAIMNHSKCIECGRCAKACPYNAISDVKRPCRKACPTGAIEINEDKKAVINPDKCIECGACVYQCPFGAIQDKSEITDIIESLQGDRPVYAMVAPAFSTQYNSAQLGQVIAGIKALGFKDVIEVALGADLVSIEETKELASHLQTHSLMTSSCCPAFVQYVNHEYPELKNLVSTTVSPMIATSRLIKKIDPDAITVFIGPCVAKKSEKKQADLLGDTEYVLTFEELSALIDAKGIALEELEPIPLNNASYFGRIFAASGGLTESVKHAAEQLNLDVEIKSLACDGIKECDKALKLTKFNRQTANFIEGMACVGGCIKGPVTMHHGPKDKKAVESYGKLAMERDQEDALRVFDLQKISLHRHK; this is encoded by the coding sequence ATGAGAGTATTCGAAAACCAAGTGCAATTTGTAAAATACGAAGTGCTACGTGAAGTGGCACGCTATTCATTTGAAGGAAATTTAGAAGAGAAAAAAGATTTTATTCCCCTCGTCTTAAATCCGGGACCTGAACCCCGATTTCGCTGCTGCGTCTATCATGAACGAGAAGTAACAAAAGAGCGAATCCATATGGCCCAAGGTGGAAATTCTGACAATCCTTTAATTGTGGAAGTCCTTGATGCTGCCTGTGATCAATGTCCCGTGCAACGATTTACCATCACCGAAAATTGTCGCGGCTGCCTGGCACACCGGTGCGAGCAAGCCTGCCCTGTCGGTGCTATCACCTACATAGGCGGAAAAGCCATTATGAATCACAGCAAGTGCATCGAATGCGGACGCTGTGCCAAAGCCTGCCCCTACAACGCAATCTCAGATGTAAAGCGTCCTTGTCGAAAAGCCTGTCCAACCGGGGCTATCGAAATTAACGAAGATAAAAAAGCAGTCATCAACCCTGATAAATGCATCGAATGTGGTGCCTGCGTCTATCAATGTCCCTTTGGTGCCATACAAGACAAGTCAGAAATCACCGATATTATTGAGAGTCTTCAGGGGGATCGGCCTGTTTATGCCATGGTTGCACCGGCCTTTTCTACCCAATACAATTCAGCTCAACTGGGACAAGTTATCGCCGGAATCAAGGCCCTTGGATTCAAAGATGTTATCGAAGTCGCCTTAGGTGCGGACCTAGTGTCCATCGAAGAGACAAAAGAATTGGCAAGTCATTTACAGACCCATTCCCTAATGACCAGTTCTTGTTGTCCCGCCTTTGTACAATATGTGAATCACGAGTATCCAGAATTAAAAAATTTGGTTTCCACAACGGTTTCCCCTATGATTGCCACCTCTCGATTGATTAAGAAAATCGACCCAGATGCAATCACCGTATTTATCGGCCCATGTGTCGCAAAAAAATCTGAGAAAAAGCAAGCAGATCTTCTGGGAGATACGGAATATGTTTTAACCTTCGAAGAGCTTTCTGCTTTGATTGATGCAAAGGGAATCGCCCTAGAAGAACTAGAACCCATCCCCTTAAACAACGCCTCCTATTTTGGTCGAATCTTCGCTGCATCAGGTGGCTTAACCGAATCCGTCAAACATGCGGCAGAGCAGTTGAACTTGGATGTTGAGATCAAAAGTCTGGCTTGCGACGGGATCAAGGAATGCGACAAAGCCTTGAAACTGACGAAATTTAATCGACAGACAGCAAACTTCATTGAAGGAATGGCCTGTGTTGGCGGTTGCATTAAGGGTCCAGTTACCATGCATCACGGTCCCAAGGACAAAAAAGCCGTCGAGTCCTACGGCAAGCTTGCCATGGAAAGAGACCAAGAAGACGCATTACGCGTATTTGACTTGCAAAAAATCTCCCTTCATCGGCATAAATAA
- the msrB gene encoding peptide-methionine (R)-S-oxide reductase MsrB, translated as MNGIKKYEVKNRQDKLKDLSDIQVEVTQNSGTEQPFDNEFWDEKREGIYVDLLSGEPLFSSLDKYDAGCGWPSFTKPIHRELIIEKRDFQHFMVRTEVRSRYGDAHLGHVFSDGPEPAGLRYCINSASLRFIPKKEMEVEGYGAYLHLFQT; from the coding sequence ATGAATGGAATAAAAAAATATGAAGTGAAGAATCGGCAAGATAAATTGAAAGACTTATCAGACATACAAGTTGAAGTCACACAAAATTCCGGGACAGAACAGCCCTTTGACAATGAATTTTGGGATGAAAAACGGGAGGGAATTTATGTGGATCTGCTCTCGGGTGAACCCCTTTTTTCTTCCTTGGATAAGTATGATGCGGGGTGCGGATGGCCTAGTTTTACAAAACCCATTCATCGGGAATTGATTATTGAGAAACGGGATTTCCAGCATTTTATGGTGAGAACTGAGGTCAGAAGTCGCTATGGTGATGCTCATTTGGGTCATGTGTTTTCGGATGGACCAGAACCGGCAGGACTCAGATACTGTATTAATTCTGCATCATTGCGGTTTATTCCAAAAAAGGAGATGGAAGTGGAAGGGTATGGCGCTTATCTGCATTTATTTCAAACATAG
- the aroE gene encoding shikimate dehydrogenase — translation MKYGLIGKGISKSLSPAIHRLIFQKLAMDEDYFLFDLEEEDVGNHLEDFRARGKGCNVTMPYKQVVMPLLDEIDPAAQAIGAVNTISNKDGKLKGWNTDYWGFEWMLKRIHGKAQGKSVAFLGTGGVMKAGFRYFYDHGASEIWIVSRNPEKTKGQFEGADWFQDPRIHWLDYRGLDGIQGDYLVNCTPCGMVAGLPACAVPESVVKNFHSILEVIYHPWETDLLKMARKLSKPAENGFSLLLGQAIAAEEIWQKETMPDLMFAEIYKELSNREENK, via the coding sequence ATGAAATATGGATTGATCGGCAAGGGAATTTCAAAGAGCTTGTCTCCGGCAATTCATCGGCTTATTTTTCAAAAATTGGCCATGGATGAGGACTATTTTCTCTTCGATCTGGAAGAAGAGGACGTTGGGAATCATCTGGAAGACTTTCGTGCAAGGGGCAAAGGTTGCAATGTTACCATGCCCTATAAGCAAGTTGTAATGCCATTATTGGATGAAATTGATCCAGCGGCTCAGGCAATCGGCGCGGTCAACACCATTTCCAATAAGGATGGCAAGTTAAAGGGATGGAATACGGATTATTGGGGATTTGAATGGATGCTGAAACGAATTCATGGAAAGGCACAAGGGAAGAGTGTGGCTTTTTTGGGTACAGGTGGTGTCATGAAGGCGGGATTCCGTTATTTTTACGATCATGGCGCCTCAGAAATCTGGATTGTTTCTCGAAATCCTGAAAAGACCAAGGGTCAATTTGAAGGTGCAGATTGGTTTCAGGATCCAAGAATCCATTGGCTGGATTATCGTGGTCTGGATGGCATTCAAGGGGATTATTTGGTAAACTGCACCCCTTGCGGCATGGTCGCTGGATTACCAGCCTGTGCAGTACCGGAGTCTGTGGTGAAGAATTTTCACTCTATTTTAGAGGTGATTTATCACCCCTGGGAGACAGACTTGCTGAAAATGGCTCGAAAACTCAGCAAGCCCGCTGAAAATGGTTTTAGCCTTCTATTGGGACAAGCCATTGCCGCGGAGGAGATTTGGCAAAAGGAAACCATGCCGGATTTGATGTTTGCAGAAATTTATAAGGAATTGTCGAATCGGGAGGAGAACAAATGA
- a CDS encoding MBL fold metallo-hydrolase, with product MIAFRIQAIVDNCTRPAKEPLATEAGLSYWIEYGDKNLLFDTGHKEAIQKNLPLLNRKLNQIDGIILSHGHYDHTGGMTWVMEELNKDIPIYAKASVTDPVWSERITGMAYAGTDPEILAPIQKNLHAIESVEEIMPGFFLVPRASQRFPQPESSKFLFEGEEGHLLPDSFRNECFVVVQRPEGIVVLSGCSHQGIANIVDKAQTLFPNQPVVSVIGGFHLQGRKPDFKERPETIDAVARFLQRQVVGTIHTGHCTSVPGFERLQTILGDQVDYFYAGDVLEL from the coding sequence ATGATTGCGTTTCGTATTCAAGCAATCGTTGACAATTGCACACGTCCTGCGAAAGAGCCTCTTGCAACAGAGGCGGGCCTTTCCTATTGGATCGAATATGGGGACAAAAATTTACTGTTTGATACAGGCCATAAAGAGGCGATTCAAAAAAACCTGCCTTTGTTAAATCGAAAGCTTAATCAAATTGACGGCATTATTCTCAGCCATGGGCACTATGACCATACAGGCGGTATGACCTGGGTAATGGAAGAATTGAATAAGGATATTCCCATTTATGCCAAGGCATCCGTAACGGATCCAGTCTGGTCGGAACGCATTACCGGAATGGCATACGCAGGAACGGATCCAGAAATTCTTGCGCCGATTCAGAAAAATTTGCATGCCATAGAATCTGTGGAGGAAATTATGCCGGGTTTCTTTTTGGTGCCGCGAGCAAGCCAGCGGTTCCCGCAGCCGGAGAGCAGCAAGTTTTTATTTGAAGGGGAAGAAGGGCATTTGCTTCCAGATTCCTTTAGAAATGAGTGCTTTGTTGTTGTTCAACGACCAGAAGGTATTGTGGTATTATCCGGGTGTTCCCATCAAGGCATTGCCAATATTGTAGATAAGGCGCAAACCCTTTTTCCTAATCAGCCGGTAGTCTCTGTTATTGGAGGGTTTCATCTGCAAGGAAGAAAACCAGATTTTAAAGAAAGACCGGAAACCATTGATGCTGTGGCTCGATTTCTTCAAAGGCAAGTTGTAGGAACCATTCATACCGGTCATTGCACCAGTGTTCCAGGATTTGAAAGGCTGCAAACCATCCTAGGCGATCAGGTCGATTATTTCTATGCAGGTGATGTTTTAGAACTTTAA
- the aroQ gene encoding type II 3-dehydroquinate dehydratase: MKVLVINGPNLNMLGVREPEIYGSRTYADLEAKILEDARKLQLQVKVKQSNYEGEIVTMIQKAYGKYDGIVINPAAYTHTSVAVLDALKAVGLPAIEVHLSDIQQREDFRKHSVTVAGCIAQVAGLGFESYGEGLKQLKEYLETIA; the protein is encoded by the coding sequence ATGAAAGTATTGGTGATCAATGGACCGAATCTCAATATGTTGGGGGTTCGGGAACCAGAAATTTATGGAAGTCGAACCTATGCTGATCTTGAGGCTAAAATTTTAGAAGACGCTCGAAAGTTGCAACTACAAGTAAAAGTAAAGCAAAGCAATTATGAAGGCGAAATTGTAACAATGATTCAAAAGGCTTATGGAAAGTACGATGGGATTGTCATCAACCCAGCAGCCTATACCCATACCAGTGTTGCCGTGCTAGATGCATTGAAGGCGGTTGGGCTGCCAGCGATAGAGGTTCATCTTTCAGATATCCAACAACGGGAGGATTTTCGCAAGCATTCAGTGACGGTGGCTGGCTGTATTGCACAGGTGGCTGGCCTTGGATTTGAAAGCTATGGAGAAGGGCTAAAACAATTGAAAGAATATTTGGAAACAATCGCCTGA
- the amrA gene encoding AmmeMemoRadiSam system protein A, whose amino-acid sequence MIVGLALVPHPPIILKEIGKGEERKAKETLRGMEAVKKKIRGIEPDLIICVSPHGAFFTDGFCFLDERWAHGDFGSFGMPELGMKKEIAQELNRELEEILARKGIPALFLTKEIAKDYGIKAELDHGCMVPLQIIDEGHKAYRILHITVSGLSRMAHYRLGMALAELLERSNLKTVVVASGDLSHALKEKGPYSYHPSGALFDHEVRTAIRKGDVFSLLTIEEQLVKDAAQCGLPSFLVGVGTLDGKHIHSEVFSYEGPFGVGYLTAFLEPGNPMESWVETLDAHFLQQMEKQKEKEDPVLRLARCAIEEKVRHRKRVLWKTVREEDLLDLEEKQFGAFVSIFESGQLRGCIGTIEPSYAHLGEEIIENAIAAAMHDPRFLPIEAKELPFLSVKVDVVQPPEAIKYLADLDPQQYGVIVEWEGRRGVLLPRLQGVDTATEQVRIAKHKAGIPYEEKVKMARFEVIRYENK is encoded by the coding sequence ATGATTGTAGGCCTTGCATTGGTTCCTCATCCTCCGATAATTTTGAAAGAAATCGGAAAAGGTGAGGAAAGGAAAGCGAAGGAAACTTTGCGAGGAATGGAAGCGGTAAAAAAGAAAATTCGTGGAATTGAGCCTGATTTAATCATCTGCGTTTCCCCCCACGGTGCATTTTTCACGGATGGATTTTGTTTTTTGGATGAGCGCTGGGCCCATGGTGATTTTGGCTCTTTTGGCATGCCCGAACTAGGAATGAAAAAGGAAATTGCTCAGGAACTGAATCGTGAATTAGAAGAAATATTAGCGCGAAAGGGGATCCCCGCCTTGTTTTTGACCAAGGAAATAGCGAAAGACTATGGGATCAAGGCCGAGTTGGACCATGGATGCATGGTGCCGCTACAAATTATTGATGAGGGGCATAAGGCTTATCGGATTCTTCATATTACGGTTAGTGGATTGTCTAGAATGGCCCATTATCGACTGGGAATGGCATTGGCCGAGCTACTTGAGCGATCCAATCTCAAGACGGTTGTTGTGGCTAGCGGCGATCTTTCTCATGCGCTGAAGGAGAAAGGTCCCTATTCCTATCATCCATCGGGTGCTCTCTTTGATCATGAAGTAAGAACAGCGATTCGAAAAGGTGATGTGTTCTCTTTGCTAACAATTGAGGAGCAATTGGTGAAAGATGCCGCTCAATGCGGATTGCCGTCATTTTTGGTGGGGGTAGGCACCCTAGACGGTAAGCACATCCATTCAGAAGTCTTTTCCTATGAAGGTCCTTTTGGGGTTGGGTATTTAACGGCATTTTTGGAACCCGGAAATCCAATGGAATCTTGGGTTGAGACCTTGGATGCCCATTTTCTGCAACAAATGGAGAAGCAAAAAGAAAAAGAAGATCCGGTTTTGCGACTGGCGCGCTGCGCAATTGAAGAGAAGGTTCGTCACCGAAAACGAGTGTTATGGAAAACCGTAAGGGAAGAAGACCTTTTAGATTTGGAAGAAAAACAATTCGGGGCTTTTGTCTCCATCTTTGAATCTGGACAATTGCGGGGATGCATTGGAACGATTGAACCGAGCTACGCACATTTGGGTGAAGAAATTATTGAAAACGCGATTGCAGCTGCAATGCATGATCCGAGATTTCTTCCAATCGAAGCAAAAGAATTGCCCTTCTTGTCGGTTAAGGTCGATGTGGTGCAACCTCCGGAAGCGATTAAGTATCTGGCGGATTTGGATCCACAGCAATATGGTGTCATCGTGGAATGGGAGGGACGGCGTGGGGTCTTGCTCCCTCGTTTGCAAGGTGTAGACACGGCAACAGAGCAAGTTCGTATTGCCAAGCACAAGGCTGGGATTCCCTATGAGGAAAAGGTGAAGATGGCTCGTTTCGAAGTCATTCGATATGAAAACAAATAA
- the amrS gene encoding AmmeMemoRadiSam system radical SAM enzyme, translating into MEAGYYVKVGNQIRCELCPNRCVIEEGKTGVCGVRKHIKGKLVTESYGKVTALQVDPIEKKPLAYFHPGVQVFSIGSYGCNLKCPYCQNHPIAHGKPASTAYSPDEVVEAVQRRELNFLAFTYNEPLVGFEFVLDTAKLAKEAGITTIMVSNGYVEGEPLADLLPYIDAWNIDLKGFYPQTYQRLGGQVQPVLKTIEQVAAVAHVEITILLVPGINDDREELKSLFEWLGALDPSIPLHLNRYFPAWNYHEPPTSVDWMKAVAQDARHVCHRVNLGNIWEVKV; encoded by the coding sequence ATGGAAGCAGGATATTATGTGAAAGTTGGCAATCAAATTCGCTGTGAACTCTGTCCCAACCGATGTGTGATTGAAGAGGGAAAAACTGGGGTTTGTGGTGTTCGAAAACATATAAAGGGGAAACTGGTTACTGAAAGTTATGGGAAGGTTACGGCCTTGCAGGTGGATCCCATTGAAAAGAAGCCTTTGGCATATTTTCATCCCGGGGTTCAGGTGTTCTCTATCGGTAGTTATGGGTGTAATTTGAAGTGCCCATATTGTCAGAATCACCCTATCGCTCATGGAAAACCGGCATCCACCGCATACAGTCCCGATGAAGTGGTGGAAGCGGTGCAACGTAGAGAGTTAAACTTTTTAGCTTTTACATATAATGAACCCTTGGTGGGATTCGAATTTGTTTTGGATACGGCGAAATTGGCCAAAGAGGCGGGTATAACCACGATCATGGTATCGAATGGTTATGTGGAAGGAGAACCGCTAGCGGATTTGTTGCCCTACATTGATGCATGGAATATTGATCTGAAAGGATTTTATCCGCAGACCTATCAAAGATTGGGCGGGCAGGTCCAACCGGTGCTTAAAACCATTGAACAAGTAGCTGCAGTGGCGCATGTGGAGATTACAATCCTGCTTGTTCCGGGAATCAATGATGACCGGGAGGAATTAAAATCCTTGTTTGAATGGCTTGGTGCATTGGATCCGTCTATACCGCTACATTTGAATCGATATTTTCCAGCGTGGAATTATCATGAACCACCGACATCGGTGGATTGGATGAAAGCGGTCGCCCAAGATGCTAGGCATGTGTGTCATCGTGTAAATTTAGGTAATATTTGGGAGGTGAAAGTATGA